The Muricauda sp. SCSIO 65647 genome includes a region encoding these proteins:
- the sppA gene encoding signal peptide peptidase SppA, with translation MNFLRNLLAAILGCLIAFGIIFIMFFFLLALMGSADDTVTIKKNSVLEISFTEPIYDYQGKDESDPFAGLFEVGMGLDEILHAIKVAKNDENIKGISLNTGFLMAGMAQAQELRKVLQDFKENGKFVYAYSDFYTQKDYYLASSADKLYLNPQGGIDFKGLATEVLYYKELQEKSGIKMEVVRHGKYKSAVEPFLTDSMSDENRQQIKELITSLWNVMIDDIGESRGIGTRALNNIADTLGARMPEYAVHNGLVDELVFTDEYHQLIKTQLGLSEDDDIEYVKLVDYAKLANRKKLATGNDKIALIYAQGEIFYGEGDKDYLGQGLITRALKKAREDDRIKAVVLRVNSPGGNALTADIIWREVELTRKEKPMVVSFGNVAASGGYYIGVASDHIVAEPTTVTGSIGVFGTIPNVSELADNIGINAEQVGTNANSVDYSLFEPMSDSFRNVVQEGIEDTYQTFLKRVADGRGMSLAEVDAVAQGRVWSGVDAKRLGLVDALGGLDDALSKAAELAELESYGVLKYPKYKSDFERLMDDLEGVKSSIGQSFIKEEIGPEAYQVLRDLKQMIQQEGIQARMPYTLNIQ, from the coding sequence ATGAATTTTTTGAGAAATCTTTTGGCAGCTATCTTGGGATGTTTGATTGCCTTTGGCATCATTTTCATTATGTTCTTCTTTTTACTGGCTTTGATGGGAAGTGCTGATGACACGGTTACCATAAAAAAGAATTCCGTTTTGGAAATCAGTTTTACAGAACCGATTTACGATTATCAGGGAAAGGATGAGTCAGACCCTTTTGCGGGCCTTTTTGAGGTTGGTATGGGGCTTGATGAAATTTTGCATGCCATAAAGGTGGCCAAGAATGATGAGAACATCAAGGGCATCAGCTTGAACACAGGTTTTTTAATGGCCGGTATGGCACAGGCACAAGAATTGAGGAAAGTACTCCAAGATTTCAAGGAGAACGGCAAATTTGTGTATGCCTATTCAGATTTCTACACGCAAAAAGATTACTATCTCGCCAGTTCGGCAGACAAGCTATACCTGAACCCGCAAGGGGGCATCGATTTCAAAGGGCTGGCCACAGAAGTACTTTATTACAAAGAGTTACAAGAAAAAAGCGGAATTAAAATGGAGGTGGTGCGCCATGGTAAATATAAAAGTGCCGTAGAGCCTTTTTTGACCGATTCAATGAGTGATGAGAACCGGCAACAGATCAAAGAACTGATTACATCATTATGGAATGTGATGATCGACGATATTGGCGAATCACGGGGTATCGGTACCAGGGCATTGAACAACATTGCTGATACCTTGGGGGCTAGAATGCCAGAATATGCGGTGCACAATGGTCTTGTCGATGAGTTGGTCTTCACAGATGAGTACCACCAGCTGATCAAAACCCAACTGGGCCTTTCCGAAGATGATGATATCGAGTATGTCAAACTTGTTGATTATGCAAAATTGGCCAACCGTAAAAAGCTGGCCACCGGCAATGATAAAATTGCCCTTATCTATGCCCAAGGGGAAATTTTTTATGGCGAGGGAGACAAAGACTACTTGGGGCAAGGTCTCATTACCCGTGCTTTGAAAAAAGCAAGGGAAGACGATAGGATAAAAGCGGTTGTGCTACGGGTAAACTCCCCTGGGGGCAATGCCCTTACGGCCGACATTATTTGGCGTGAGGTCGAATTGACCAGAAAAGAAAAGCCCATGGTGGTCTCTTTTGGAAATGTGGCTGCCTCAGGGGGCTATTACATAGGGGTGGCCAGCGACCATATTGTGGCCGAACCGACCACGGTCACAGGTTCTATCGGGGTGTTTGGCACAATACCGAATGTCAGTGAATTGGCCGATAACATCGGCATCAATGCCGAACAGGTGGGTACCAATGCCAATTCAGTCGATTATTCCCTTTTTGAGCCTATGTCAGATTCATTTCGAAACGTGGTGCAAGAAGGTATCGAAGATACGTACCAGACTTTTTTGAAACGAGTGGCAGACGGCAGGGGCATGTCTCTCGCCGAGGTCGATGCTGTTGCGCAAGGTCGTGTGTGGAGCGGTGTTGATGCCAAAAGATTGGGTTTGGTCGATGCTTTGGGCGGTTTGGACGATGCCCTGTCAAAAGCTGCTGAGCTTGCTGAACTAGAATCATATGGGGTGCTCAAATATCCAAAGTACAAATCAGATTTTGAACGTTTAATGGACGATCTTGAAGGCGTAAAAAGCAGTATAGGCCAATCGTTTATCAAGGAAGAAATCGGTCCAGAGGCCTATCAAGTGCTTCGCGATCTCAAACAAATGATACAACAAGAGGGCATTCAGGCCCGCATGCCCTATACCTTGAACATACAATAA